Within the Arachis duranensis cultivar V14167 chromosome 10, aradu.V14167.gnm2.J7QH, whole genome shotgun sequence genome, the region ttcgtcgTCGAAGGATACTTCTTGGAGGAGAGAAGGTTCTAGAAGCGGCTCAGAATCTGAGGTTCTCTTGGCGCGCAAAGCAAGGGGCTTTCTGGGAATATTACATAGAAATGTGCAAAAGTGGGAAGAGAATTCGGTCGTTGTAGTGAAAAATGGTAACAGTGAGGGTGTCAAGTTCGAAGTTTAATCAAATCCATTATTGAGGGTTTTTCAGAAGCTGCACTTCAGTTCAGCGAGTTCGTGTGTGAAGCTTCAAATGCAAAAGCTCAATTGCTGTTGCCGCTTGCTACTTTGAGTTGATAATGCGATGTTACTTACACTCATTGAAACGACGTCGTCTGTAGTCTTTACATTCTTTTTGGTCACTTGTTTTGGGCCTGCATTTTTGCAATGGGTAACCGTGACGGGCTGAAGCCCATACCAGAAATTGTTGTATTgccttttcaaaaataactgtgttaatgacaaaaaaaaagtgttaattgtctaaaaatatcattaagaaaaaaaattatttggtaaGGTTGCTTTTAGAGTTTTagtaactataaaataaattgaaatatttAGCTCGCTTCAAGTGTCAgggtttgattttaattttgtgtaTATAGAAATTTATTgatcaataataaatttttaaataaaatttaaatttgtgatAGATTAATTAGGGCAATgtacttaaataaattaaaggagagAAAGCTTTACGTGCAtgtccttttttattattttgtaatccGTGGGAGCTAACCACGGTTTCCTATTTACATGTAAACCGTGCTAACTTATAACGGTTTATGAAGGAGAAGCTTTGAAGGTAAATCGTAGTAggtcaccacggtttatgaaggcAGAAATATGACCAAAAAATCCTATAGCTAGTCACGGTTTATGAAGGGTTTTTTAAACTCATAAATGCTTATAGGCTGCCACGGTTTATGAGGAGAagaattctatatatatatgagcGAGAGTGAAACTGCTGAAGAGATCATTATCACACAATGGCAAGTGAGGAATAGAGTTTTCTTGTCTTAGTGTATTGCTCtgggaaaattaaaagaagcaaaaaatatAGTGTGAAGTTCACTGACAGAGAACCATTGAGTGTATTCATCAGTTCATCAAGCACTTTGTCAGATGTAAAGAACAGCATCTTGCAGAAGCTTGGGGTATTTGGGAGCAAGTGGGTGAAGAAGCTATTCTACAAGATTCCCATCGCAGTTGTCTCGACCGGTGTTAAGTATGATACGTTTGTGCTAGCGGCTGATGAAGATATTAGGGTTCTGTTTCATTGTGTTAGGAGTTTTTCGGAGGTCAGAATACACGAGATGTATGCGAAGTTGGAGGTTGGTGTCGATAGTTCTGGGGCATCAGCTCCAGTTCATAGCTCGACTGCCGCAGGTGGTGCGTCTAGTTCGATGCCTGCGGCCGAACCATCTGTTCCGCAGGTCGCATCCCCTTCCTTCGCGGCTGATTTAGATCGAACGGAGGCAGTTGGTTATGTACTGTTGGAGAATCCTGGGGTCTGGCAGCAGGCATTTGAGGTGGATACCGATGGTGGCATGATTCATGATGTTCAAGGTTTCGGGGAACCTAATCGAGTAGATAATGCAATGCGAGACGATGACTTTGGCCAGGAGCCTGTAGATATCATTGGGGACAGCGACGATGACACAGGTGCCAATCCACATGCACATCACGGGCCTTCAAGTTCTGGCACACAGCAGTACCCTCCACACTTCTCCACTTTAAACTTGGAGGCTCTGGGTCAACAGGCGGACGGAGGTGCTACAATTGGGGGTTCTTCTACAGAATTTCAGATTGGGCAATCATTCCAGAATAAAGATGAAGCTGTTCTGAGTGTGAAGGACTATAGCATCCATCGAGGTGTTGAGTACAGAGTCTTGGAATCGGATCATCTGAAGTATCATGGAAAATGCAAGGAGTTTGGCAAGGGTTGTAGTTGGTTGATTCGCATATCGCTTCGTGCACGAAAGGGCACTTGGGAGGTTAGGAGGTACAACGGTCCGCACACTTGCTTGGCGACCTCTATTTCCAGTGATTACCGTTAGCTTGATTACCACGTTATCTGTGCGAGGATTTTTCCATTGGTTAGGACGGATGCTGCGGTTACGGTAAAGGTCTTACAACAAGCAACAGAAGCTGATTATGGGTTCAGGCCTAGTTATAGGAAGGTTTGGATGGCAAAACAGAAGGCAGTAGCACAAATATATGGAGATTGGGAAGAGTCGTATGCCGAGTTGCCATGTTGGATGCTAGGGGTACAGTCGACCATGGCTGGGACAGTCGCTGTGTTGAAGACCTCTCCTGTTCGACTTGGGGATCAGGTCAATGAGTCAACAGTGTACTTTCATCGTCTTTTCTGGACATTCTCACCCTGCATAGAGGCCTTCCGGCAATGCAAGCCCCTCGTGAGTATTGACGGTACCCACTTGTATGGCAAGTATGGAGGCACGTTACTGTTGGCTAGCACAGGATGGGAACTCGAACATCCTCCCGATAGCCTTCGCCCTTGTAGAGGGAGAAAATACGGAGTCATGGTTATTCTTCTTATCCAACCTACGATCGTATGTGACGCCACAGGAGGGTATCCTTGTTATCTCTGACAGGCATAATGGCATCAAGGCTGCACTTGAGGCACCCGAGAATGGTTGGCTGCCTCAACGTGCTTTTCGAGCGTACTGTATTCGTCATGTGGCAGCGAATTTTAGCCTTAGCTTCAAGGGTAAagatgcaaggaggatgctggAGAATGCTGCCTACATAAAAACTGAAGTAGAGTTTTATTACTGGTTTGACATCATGCGAACTGAGAATCCGGCCATGTGTGACTGGGCCAACCGGATGGAGTATGACAAGTGGACCCAACACGAGGATAGCGGTAGACGGTTCGGGCACATGACAACCAACATTAGTGAATGTGTACCTATACATCGACGCCGATCCACTCGCCTGTTGTCCAGTCTGTCGGGAACCTGCATCCTGGGAGGTGCCTACGACGACCCTCTGTGACGAGCCTCCTCAGTCAAAACAATCGGCCTAGGATCATGAAATGCAACATCTGGGGATAGGAATCTATGGGCCACACGACACCACCAGTCCAAGTGCTCAGCTGATGGACCGGGGTCAGCTACTCGATCGACCGGTATGACTGAATCAACCCGGTTCTCCCAATGCAAATGCCACTCCTGATAATATTTGGGGAACCATCGATCTCCACCCCTTCCATCCTTCGCATGGAGCCAATCTATGTTCAGAGCCAATTGAGGGAGATGCTGAACACCGCCGAACTGCGGTACCACCCTATCCACCTGATGCCATTCAATCGCAGCAAAATATATCAGGCTAGTGACCGCCGTCCATAGCCTACGGTGCTCGTCAACTAGTATCTCCGGATGAACAACAACAGCAACCTCGGGAGAAGAATAAGGCTTCCACACGAACTGTATCGGGGAAGGTAACGTTAGGTAAGACCATAAGAGTAAACATGAACGACTACTTGTAAGAGCAATAACTACACGACTCACATCGTGGACACGCAATCTATCCAAAGAAAGGCGTGCAGACACCACTCTTTGATCCCCTGCATTATTTCTTGGTAGATATGTAGCCCACCTACAAGTTTCATTGAAAGCATGTCATAACGAACAACAACACATGAAATTGAACAAGTTAtggaccgaaaataataaaccGTACCTGGATGCAAGTGGAAACCCAAACACATCAAAACCACTAGGCCTCAAACTGGGAaacctccagaaaatccaagacTGTAGAAGCTGTAGTGGCCCGGCCAAGTTAACAACGTTTTTGTTTGTCCTACGATAAAGACATCTATACAACCAGGCCAGTGTCGCCGAGCCCCAGCTATATCTACTCAAGTTGTCCATCGATGTCAAATAAGGCAACCAGCGAAGGTGATCCCGGTTTGCATTCTTGTCCACAAACAGCTGAGAGGACAACAACAACAGAATATAAGCACGCGCGTATATACGCACGGTCTCTTCACTCGCGTCTGCTGGGAGAACCCGAAACCTCTCATGGAACCATGTGTAGCACACTGTCATCTGCTTGACTTTATTTTGCGGCGGTAACTCGCCAAACAACTCATGAAACCACACCCATGCGGGTCTTCCGTTCTCCATCAGATTCTCAAAGTCAGTCAGGCACCCACTAACGGTCTCTCCATCAATGGGCAAACCCAGCTGATATGTCACATCTTGCAAAGTGATGGTGCACTCCCCAAATGGTATATGAAAGGTGTGGGTTTCAGGACTACTGACTGTTCAGCCTAGCGAGGTGATACAAGCCAGCGGTCTCCAGATACGGTATAATCCGGTCGTGTAAAGGCATATTCTGTTGTCTCTTGACACCGCTAATAACCCTAGTAGGCTGCGAAATGTGGGTAAGAAAATCCTCAACATACGACCAATACTAATAACagcaaatataatttaaaaaacttaTTATACACCCCattggttttctatttttactaataatagtgatcaaaataacaaaacaatGGCAATAATAATAACGACAATAACAATAGTTACTAACAAGGATAAGAGTAAcattaatatgaataataataactctaatcctaataataaaaaaattaacaataataacaataccaataggaataataatactaacaataataataataataataataataataataataataataataataataataataataataataataacaacaacaacaacaatgagaataataataataataataagaataagaataataagcttgtatAACTAACCTCTTCGTCGATGTATCCAGCCACGTGCGCAACACCATTTAATCGGTACAGGCGAGCTTCGTCTTCCATAGCTCCACCACCCAACTGGTTGAAAAACTCAAAGCCTCCCCTTAAACCTCCAAGGCTCCCCGGATTCTCTCTCAACCACCCACCCTAAAAAATTTTGCTTTCCCACAAAAGTGATCCGTGATGACTTACAGCGGCTAATGAATTTATACTACTTCatgcataaaccgtggtagcCAGCAGGGTTTCATGCACACAAGGtttcttcataaaccgtggtgaccAGCCACGGTTTCTACCGCCAAAATTTAAGTGTAATCCGTGCTAGACTACAGCGGTTTACCTTCATTGTTTCACGCATGTAAACCGTGCCAGCCTACAACGGTTTATATGTAAATTCAAAACCGTGGTTACCCACCACAGTTTACATATAAATGCAATCAGGACATGCACGTAAGGAAGATTCAATTGTTGTATATACGTAAAGCTTtctctgttttattttaatcaagTCAATTGCccgattaattattaatttggtaggttaaaatatattataaaaaataaaaaaaatagaatatttaatAAGATATAAACTATattaaattttacaatttaaaaaaatattgtagttattttttaaaatcattttttacttttaaaataaattattattattattattattattattattattattattacatttacggtgacaaaattttattattattttatttataaaatctcTCTAGCTCTCAGTTATCAACGATTTTATTCTTAATGTATatcttctattattatttttagtaatttattttataaataaaaatattaataatcataATTGTAGATTTATTGAGTTAACCATAAGAGTTGTTGTTAGTGTTACTAGATGCAATGTTGCCAATGCAATGAAAATTTGGGATCAACAGCATTACTCGGCAATTAATTGTGCCTGAAACGGTGCATTTAGAACCGAAGGCTTAAGACTCGTCGTCTTTGGTCCTTAGTGGTGGTggatctgaaattctgcaacccCTCTACTAGATTCGCAACCCTTTGGTGAATTCAACAGTGTTAATCATCTTCGATTATAATCTCTCCACTGAGACTTAGATCGATCCATATTATTCGAGTCGCcactacaaaaaaaatggtGCTCACATCCTCTGCACGTAACTACGTCAACCGCATGCTGCAGAACATCTCCGGCATGAAGGTCCTAATCCTCGATTCCCAAACGGTACGCACCACGATCTCAACGAATCAATTCATTTTCTCTGATATAATTCTTCATTCATTATTTCAATTATGATATTGGCGTTCATTTTTCCATATGATTGTAAACTCGTAAATATGTGTTGCTAGTTATGGTGTTGAGCTACAACATGGATGTGAAATGTGAAATTGATGGTGTAGGTGAGTATTGTGAGCATTGTGTATTCACAGTCAGAGCTTCTTCAGAAGGAAGTGTTCTTGGTGGAGTTGGTGGATTCTATAACCAAGTCGAAGGAGCTTATGTCGCATCTCAAGGCTGTTTACTTCCTTCACCCTACGACGGAAAACATCCAGCATTTGCGCCGCCAGCTCGCCGCTCCTAGATTTAGGGAGTATCACCTATGTAGGTATTTTAAATCTTTGCAGATGCTGTAGTATATATAAAGCTATCCCTATTTAGGAATTTCGTTTTGTATATTTTCCCTAGTTGAAGTGATAATTTTTTTCTCGCATTGATTCGAAGACACTTTGTGAATGCATTCTGAAATTTAcagttttctccaacatattGAAGGACACTCAGATTCACATACTTGCTTATTCAGATGAACATGAAGCTGTCCAGCAAGTTCAGGTAACTGCTTTTGCTTGCGCTGTAAACATGGGAACTTTTCTATCTATCCGTTTTATGATGATAGATGACTGCACACGTTCTTGTGCTGGAACCCTTGAACCCCCCATCTCTTTTTGTAGTAAATATATGATCTCAAATGCTGGGATTTGTATTGCGAGGTTTAATTCTGATGTAGTTTTTGTTACGATCATTCAGGAGTTCTACGTAGACTTTGTTGCAGTTGATCCTTATCATTtcattttgcacatcccttcaAGTTATATTTATATGCTCCCAGCTGTGGTGGATCCTTCAACACTGCAACGCTTCTATGATCGGGTTGTTGATGGTGTAGCAGCTGTCTTTTTGGCATTAAAACGGAGACCGGTTATTAGATATCAAAGGACGTCTGACATTGCCAAAAGAATAGCACACGAAGCAAATGTGAGTAGAATTTTTGACATAATTATGTAGTCACTTTTTCTCAgtagataatatatattatttgttattttcctGTTTATGTTAGACAATATTATGCGTTTTAACTTTTACATGTTTTTAAGGTGCGTTTGCatgtgtttttattattttttcttttttaattgttaacttttatcttttaaatctttataattttcatttttctgaACTCACCATGCATATCTCTAGGCATACTTTTGCCACAGATGTAGccattttattgttgttttatCTGGCAATATGTGTATCCCTATGTGTTATAATTTATCATGCATATGTAGTGAAAACTAATTTACATTAATGGGCTTCAAACAGAAACTGATGTACCAAGAAGAAAGTGGTCTTTTTGATTTTAGGCGAACAGAAGTTTCACCACTATTGTTGGTGCTTGACAGGAGAGATGATCCTGTAACCCCATTGCTCAATCAATGGACCTATCAGGTATCTATGAGATTAATGCTATAGTCAGTGCTTACTGACAATCTTACAGCTTAGCTATCTGATAGTTTGTTTATTCATAAAGTAATTCTTGTTTGTGGCCTTATACTTTTCAGGCTATGGTTCATGAATTGATAGGAATCCAAGACAACAAGGTGGACTTGAAATccattgataaattttcaaaggATCAGGAGGTTAGAGAGACTTTTATGCTGTTTAATCACGTTAGCAATATCTTCGAGTTTAGATTTTATACAAATTGAAAGAAATATTGTGCTATTTGCTGTTGCAGGAGGTTGTGTTGTCGTCGGAACAAGATTCATTTTTCAAAGCCAACATGTATGAGAATTTTGGAGATATAGGTATGGATATCAAGCGGATGGTCGATGAATTTCAGCAAGTGTCAAAGAGCAACCAGAACATCCAAACGATAGGTTTGTACTTATAATTGTCTCACATTTCAGAATAATAAAATTCCTTCTGCTATTACACCTATTTTTATACATGGCAGCATAGTatgtaattaattgatttatgaTTTGACTCTTGTCAAAGGACATGGCCAAATTTGTTGACAATTATCCTGAGTACAGAAAAATGCATGGGAATGTGTCAAAGCATGTGACTTTGGTAACAGAAATGAGCAAGATAGTACAACAGCGAAAACTTATGACATTTTCACAAACAGAACAGGAATTGGCTTGCAATGGAGGACAAGGGGCTGCATTTGAGGTATGTATTAATGATTAGCAAAATTTCCTTTGCTTTTTCTCAAACTTCAAGTGTTTTGGACAAGCACTGGCAGGAGAAAGCTTGGGGAATAATCTGTCCCactcaaaacgacgtcgttttggacACGTGTACACAGACCAATGTATCTTGGTAGCCTTTAACCTAACACGTCACACTGATCACCTCCACGTAGGAGAGAGACTGTTCGATTAACCAGTTAAACCTGGATCAGGGACGTATATGACATACCTCTAACAATTTTGGAGACCAGGGACTTAGTTAATTTTTCTGAGGGACAAATCTGTCGAACGACCAAATCCTTGGGGACCTATTTGGAGTATTActcaatattttataaaaggaGCAACCTCACAGACATACCAAATTTTATAAAGTCATTTCAATTAATCGTGCAAACCTACTTTGTTTTATCTCAAATTATTTTAACGATACTACTATTATTCAAACCCACTTGGACACTCTCCTGTCTCCTCAGACATAAAAAATCTATCAATCGGAGCAAACATTAATCACAAGTACAACTCATTCTCACAACCTcgacttataaaaatatatgaagcCATGAATCTACAAATGAACTACATCCGTATAAGTATACAAAAGAATGAGACATTCATTACAAGattatacaaaattattttcatcagTAAGTGTAAGCAAAACCATTCAGActcttcaaataaaaataaaaataaaattgagactCGATTAGccaaaatgatgaagaaaaacTACACAAAAAAGATttacttcttttctttgttcctATACTTTCGTGTCTACTTTTTACCCCATGaatgaacaaaagaaagagGGGAGTAGCGTGCCCTTTATGTTTGGTATTTCAATTTCCAATCGCATTCATCCGCAAGCAGCAACCACTACAACCCAATCGAAATTAGGGTTAATAACTATCTGCAACAACAATGGATTGAGTTTATACCGACATCGAGCTCCCTCTACAACTATTTTTATACATGTACATGGTTGCAAAACAGAAATTCCCAATCTAAAGctgcaaaatatttttctatatagcCCATCAAAATGCAAATTGTGCCAGGATGGATTTCAAACAATGATGGTGTTCGAACGAGCTACCCTTTGAGCTTCTTCCAGGTCCCTAATAAACCTgcaaattcaaataaaacacaCGACTATAGCTAAGAAATCCAGAACACTAACAAGTTTTGTAGTCAATCAATACAAGAACAAAACTGGAACtatcaactcaaaattattggcattAGACATCAAATTGAAAGCCCACTTAGAATACATTAAACATGAAATGACCACTAGTTGAATCAAAACTATTTTATTCACTTCATTATACCTCTTAGAATTGAGATCAGAAGAGCCACCAAGTATAAACCGACTTCCAGGATTGCTGGCATTTTGTAGAGCAACACATCTTGACTACTCATAAGTTGTCCCACTAACAATGAAGATGATTACTTCCTGTGGCCTGCATGTCAATTGTCATGTaatcattaaatataaaaactcaTACTATTCCACAATTCTATTGTGTGTGTGACTTCTAGAAATTCACAAAGAAAATACAACTGCTAGATTTAATAGCAACAAACCTTCCTTGTTGAAAGTGATTTCCAACAAATGGGTAGTCCACATCTCTCAGCCGTCCTTTGACGATGCTTTCCATGGTTTGGAAAAGAATGGGTTGGTGCTGGGTATACACATTCTCAACACCCTGCAGCAAATCTCAAAACAGAAGTTGTTTAGAGTTGAACTTAATCTATCAAAGATAGGGCATGGTAATCATAATACTTATGTGCATACCTTCAACCCACGGGGGCAATATTCATTAGATCTCGATTTCCAAAAAGATCACCACTCTTGTCAACACCTGCTTGCTTTAAAAGAAACTGGACGAGCTGTTgtgtcaaaaataaaatatcgaTATCAGCAACTATTGCAGGCATGCATAGCCACATTATTTATTTGTAAAGAGGTACTTTCCATCTATTTGCAGTTCTTCGCAATTTAATCTAGTTAAGATATATTTCTATTCTCTGGAATCCAAAACCAAGGATATAAAATGACAATATGACCCAAAATTGACTTTACCAAACACACTACTTCTCCAAAGTTTAAAACATGGACAACATCCACTAAAAGATTAAGGACAGGCAATCATGCCTGAGGATAAAAGGATTCAAGAAGAAAGCAACATCATAGATTAATTTACCCCAGATTTATACTTGGCAGATCGGGAAGCCAGTTTGTTGAAAAGCTGCATTAACTAAACAGGACTATCCTTCTCATATCGCAAAGCATATAGCATGACTAAACGCAGCCGGTCCACATCTGATATGCTATCATCATTTAGTAGATTTGCCACTGAATGAAGATAGTACATTGAGACAGAAATTATCACTTTTGTTAGTCTAAACTCCAAAGCCATTGCCAGTACATATGATAACAATTAGAAACATCGAGAAAAAATATTAGGGGAAGATAATAAGACACTAAAAAAATTGCTTTATGTATCTTGTAATCTGCTGGTGTAAGCATGGGTTGTTGGCCAAGGGAAAGGATTTTACACAACATCATTGATGGAAATTCAAATATATGTCAAGAAGTCCCCGATTGCAGAACGATGTACCGAGAACAGAATAAATTTTTACCCCATTAACAAATCAACTCTCCATGAAAACAATATGAAGCTTATTAAGGCAACGAACGGAATAATTACAAGATAAAATATCCTTTGAGATGAATGGTAGCACTGAAATGAGAAAACTACTATAATTGAGTTTTCTAATTTATCATAACTATACAAAGAAACATGCATAAATATTCAGagcttaaaataaattaaaaaatattgcacCGCCAGCACCGCTCAAAAAGAATATCCCCCTTTTTTCATCTCCAAAGAGCCTTTTCTTTGAGTGAGAGAGAATACATTATACCATCACCCAATAACTCTTGAAGTTTGAGCAAAAGCAAAGGAAATTTTGCTAATCATTAATACATACCTCAAACGCAGCCCATTGTCCTCCATTGCAAGCCAGTTCCTGTTCTGTTTGTGAAAATGTCATAAGTTTTCGCTGTTGTACTATCTTGCTCATTTCTGTTACCAAAGTCACATGCTTTGACACATTCCCATGCATTTTTCTGTACTCAGGATAATTGTCAACAAATTTGGCCATGTCCTTTGACAAGAGTCAAAtcataaatcaattaattacatACTATGCTGCCATGTATAAAAATAGGTGTAATAGCAGAAGGAATTTTATTATTCTGAAATGTGAGACAATTATAAGTACAAACCTATCGTTTGGATGTTCTGGTTGCTCTTTGACACTTGCTGAAATTCATCGACCATCCGCTTGATATCCATACCTATATCTCCAAAATTCTCATACATGTTGGCTTTGAAAAATGAATCTTGTTCCGACGACAACACAACCTCCTGCAACAGCAAATAGCACAATATTTCTTTCAATTTGTATAAAATCTAAACTCGAAGATATTGCTAACGTGATTAAACAGCATAAAAGTCTCTCTAACCTCCTGATcctttgaaaatttatcaatggATTTCAAGTCCACCTTGTTGTCTTGGATTCCTATCAATTCATGAACCATAGCCTGGAAAGTATAAGGCCACAAACAAGAATTACTTTATGAATAAACAAACTATCAGATAGCTAAGCTGTAAGATTGTCAGTAAGCACTAACTATAGCATTAATCCCATAAATACCTGATAGGTCCATTGATTGAGCAATGGGGTTACAGGATCATCTCTCCTGTCAAGCACCAACAATAGTGGTGAAACTTCTGTTCGCTTAAAATCAAAAAGACCACTTTCTTCTTGGTACATCAGTTTCTGTTTGAAGCCCATTAATGTAAATTAGTTTTCACTACATATGCATGATAAATTATAACACATAGGAATACACATATTGCCAGATAAAACAACAATAAGATGGCTACATCTGTGGCAAAAGTATGCCTAGAGATATGCATGGTGAGTtcagaaaaatgaaaattataaagatttaaaagataaaagttaacaattaaaaaagaaaaaataataaaaacacatGCAAACGCACCTTAAAAACATGTAAAAGTT harbors:
- the LOC107468067 gene encoding uncharacterized protein LOC107468067 — protein: MSESETAEEIIITQCSSSTLSDVKNSILQKLGVFGSKWVKKLFYKIPIAVVSTGVKYDTFVLAADEDIRVLFHCVRSFSEVRIHEMYAKLEVGVDSSGASAPVHSSTAAGGASSSMPAAEPSVPQVASPSFAADLDRTEAVGYVLLENPGVWQQAFEVDTDGGMIHDVQGFGEPNRVDNAMRDDDFGQEPVDIIGDSDDDTGANPHAHHGPSSSGTQQYPPHFSTLNLEALGQQADGGATIGGSSTEFQIGQSFQNKDEAVLSVKDYSIHRGVEYRVLESDHLKYHGKCKEFGKGCSWLIRISLRARKGTWEVRRTDAAVTVKVLQQATEADYGFRPSYRKVWMAKQKAVAQIYGDWEESYAELPCWMLGVQSTMAGTVAVLKTSPVRLGDQVNESTVYFHRLFWTFSPCIEAFRQCKPLVSIDGTHLYGKYGGTLLLASTGWELEHPPDSLRPCRGRKYGVMVILLIQPTIVCDATGGYPCYL
- the LOC107468066 gene encoding vacuolar protein sorting-associated protein 45 homolog; the protein is MVLTSSARNYVNRMLQNISGMKVLILDSQTVSIVSIVYSQSELLQKEVFLVELVDSITKSKELMSHLKAVYFLHPTTENIQHLRRQLAAPRFREYHLFFSNILKDTQIHILAYSDEHEAVQQVQEFYVDFVAVDPYHFILHIPSSYIYMLPAVVDPSTLQRFYDRVVDGVAAVFLALKRRPVIRYQRTSDIAKRIAHEANKLMYQEESGLFDFRRTEVSPLLLVLDRRDDPVTPLLNQWTYQAMVHELIGIQDNKVDLKSIDKFSKDQEEVVLSSEQDSFFKANMYENFGDIGMDIKRMDMAKFVDNYPEYRKMHGNVSKHVTLVTEMSKIVQQRKLMTFSQTEQELACNGGQGAAFEVCIND